The following coding sequences lie in one Flagellimonas eckloniae genomic window:
- the dtd gene encoding D-aminoacyl-tRNA deacylase codes for MRAVIQRVSRASVTVDHEIISSIEKGLLVFLGIEDADTKEDIEWLSNKIVNLRIFNDEEGVMNRSVLDVDGNLIVVSQFTLHAQTKKGNRPSYIKAAKPDIAIPLYEKFVLQIENDLEKKVGTGIFGADMKVDLLNDGPVTILMDTKNRE; via the coding sequence TTGAGAGCTGTAATACAAAGGGTTTCTAGGGCAAGTGTAACGGTAGATCATGAAATTATTTCAAGTATAGAAAAAGGCCTGCTTGTATTTTTGGGAATTGAAGATGCCGATACCAAAGAAGATATTGAATGGTTGTCTAACAAGATAGTCAACCTTCGCATTTTTAATGACGAAGAAGGAGTTATGAATCGTTCTGTCTTGGATGTTGATGGAAATCTCATTGTGGTAAGTCAGTTTACATTGCATGCCCAGACCAAAAAGGGTAACCGACCTTCCTACATAAAAGCGGCAAAACCTGATATAGCAATCCCTTTATATGAAAAATTCGTCTTACAAATTGAAAATGATTTAGAGAAAAAAGTAGGAACAGGAATTTTTGGTGCTGATATGAAAGTTGACCTATTAAATGATGGCCCCGTGACTATATTAATGGACACCAAAAATCGAGAATAA
- the rsgA gene encoding ribosome small subunit-dependent GTPase A: MKGTVYKSTGSWYTVKSEEGSFYECRIKGKFRIKGIKSTNPVSVGDKVIFELEEIGDETVAVISGIVERKNYIIRKSVNLSKQTHIIAANLDQVFLLVTLNNPPTFTSFIDRFLVTAEAYEIPVVLLFNKMDVYDPEEMVEVNYLVQLYQEIGYTCIEIAAKEGDNVHLVKEMMIDKTSMFAGHSGVGKSTLVNALEPGLKLKTAQISDQHLQGQHTTTFAEMYDLSFDARIIDTPGIKGFGIVDMEKEEIGDYFPEFFRLKPNCKFNNCLHLDEPKCAIKDALENNEISWSRYRSYVQMITGEEENYRIDIYKER, from the coding sequence GTGAAAGGAACTGTTTATAAATCTACTGGAAGCTGGTATACTGTTAAGTCGGAGGAAGGTAGTTTTTATGAATGCCGTATAAAGGGAAAGTTCCGTATTAAAGGAATTAAAAGTACCAATCCGGTTTCTGTTGGAGATAAGGTGATTTTTGAACTTGAGGAGATTGGAGATGAAACAGTTGCCGTTATTTCCGGGATAGTAGAAAGAAAGAATTATATCATTCGCAAGTCGGTAAATTTATCCAAACAGACCCATATTATTGCAGCCAATTTAGATCAAGTCTTTTTATTGGTTACTTTGAACAATCCGCCAACTTTCACCAGTTTTATAGATCGTTTTTTGGTTACGGCCGAAGCCTATGAAATTCCGGTTGTGCTTCTATTCAATAAGATGGATGTCTATGATCCGGAAGAAATGGTTGAAGTAAATTACTTGGTTCAATTGTATCAAGAAATTGGATATACGTGTATTGAGATTGCTGCAAAAGAAGGGGACAACGTCCATTTAGTTAAAGAAATGATGATAGATAAGACAAGCATGTTTGCAGGGCATTCAGGTGTGGGAAAATCTACTTTGGTCAATGCCCTGGAACCAGGACTCAAATTAAAAACGGCCCAAATTTCTGATCAGCATTTACAAGGTCAGCACACAACAACTTTTGCAGAAATGTATGATTTGTCCTTTGATGCACGGATTATAGATACCCCTGGAATAAAAGGCTTTGGAATTGTAGATATGGAAAAAGAGGAAATAGGTGATTATTTCCCGGAATTCTTTCGATTAAAACCCAATTGTAAATTCAATAATTGTTTACACTTGGATGAACCCAAATGTGCCATTAAAGACGCTTTGGAAAATAATGAAATCTCATGGAGCAGATATCGCAGTTACGTGCAAATGATAACCGGGGAAGAAGAGAACTATAGGATTGATATTTATAAAGAAAGATAG
- a CDS encoding head GIN domain-containing protein: MKKIFTLGLFLISTVIFSQRIIDTEVGDFYEIKVFDLIEVNLIQSDEDKILIKGRNVDDIQWANKDGVLKLRMQLDKKFTGEDTFIEVYYTNLDVIDANEGARITCNEMVKKNRIKLRAQEGAKIHIGMDVDFAEIRAVTGGIVEAQGLAKNQSIVLNTGGIFEGRDLRTATTDVKISAGGEADVFASEQVDINVKAGGDVHVYGKPKKVNKNTFVGGRVYMVD; the protein is encoded by the coding sequence ATGAAAAAAATATTTACACTAGGACTTTTTTTGATTTCAACGGTTATATTTTCCCAACGCATAATTGATACTGAAGTTGGTGACTTTTATGAGATAAAAGTTTTTGATTTAATCGAAGTGAATTTAATTCAGTCAGATGAAGATAAAATTTTAATTAAGGGAAGAAACGTTGATGATATTCAATGGGCAAATAAGGATGGGGTTTTAAAATTACGTATGCAGCTGGATAAAAAATTTACAGGAGAGGATACATTTATTGAGGTGTATTATACCAATCTTGATGTCATAGATGCAAATGAAGGTGCAAGAATAACATGTAATGAAATGGTGAAAAAAAATAGGATTAAGCTTAGGGCACAAGAAGGTGCAAAAATCCATATTGGAATGGACGTTGATTTTGCCGAAATAAGAGCGGTTACGGGAGGAATTGTGGAAGCTCAGGGGTTGGCTAAAAACCAAAGCATAGTTTTGAATACGGGTGGAATTTTTGAAGGTAGGGATTTAAGAACGGCAACCACCGATGTTAAAATTTCTGCTGGTGGTGAAGCCGATGTTTTTGCATCAGAACAGGTAGATATCAATGTAAAAGCGGGAGGAGATGTCCATGTTTACGGTAAGCCCAAAAAGGTAAATAAAAACACCTTTGTAGGCGGAAGAGTATACATGGTTGATTAA
- a CDS encoding bifunctional 3-deoxy-7-phosphoheptulonate synthase/chorismate mutase type II — protein MENSKEMRTWLNDMALPHPLVIAGPCSAETEDQVLKIAHELKDTDVNYYRAGIWKPRTRPGNFEGVGALGLKWLQRVKEETGLKTATEVANKAHVDLALEHDIDLLWIGARSTVSPFIMQELADALEGTDKIVLVKNPVNPDLSLWLGGIERLHTAGIKKLGAIHRGFSTYEKTKYRNIPEWQLAIEFQNRFPDLPLISDPSHITGKRDMIFDVSQTALDLNFDGLMIETHFDPDNAWSDAAQQVTPEKLVQIMKDLKIRKETDEEAEYNAKLSNLRAQIDVIDSQLIDTLGKRMKISDGIGALKKQKNVAVLQSNRWNQILGAMILEGESKGLSEEFVLRMFKAVHQESINHQEKIINS, from the coding sequence ATGGAAAATTCAAAAGAAATGAGAACATGGTTAAATGATATGGCTTTGCCACATCCTTTGGTAATAGCAGGACCATGTAGTGCGGAGACAGAAGACCAAGTATTAAAAATTGCACACGAATTAAAGGATACCGATGTTAATTATTACCGTGCGGGCATATGGAAACCAAGAACCCGCCCAGGTAATTTTGAGGGAGTTGGTGCACTTGGTCTAAAATGGTTACAGCGGGTCAAAGAAGAAACGGGCTTAAAAACTGCCACAGAAGTAGCAAATAAAGCCCATGTAGATTTGGCATTGGAGCACGATATAGATTTGTTATGGATTGGGGCACGCTCCACGGTGAGTCCTTTTATAATGCAAGAATTGGCAGATGCTTTGGAAGGAACCGACAAAATAGTATTGGTAAAGAACCCTGTTAACCCAGATTTATCTTTATGGTTGGGAGGTATAGAACGATTGCATACCGCTGGAATTAAAAAATTGGGTGCCATTCACAGAGGTTTTTCTACCTATGAAAAAACCAAATACCGAAATATTCCAGAATGGCAGTTGGCTATTGAATTTCAAAACAGATTTCCAGATTTACCACTGATCAGTGACCCTTCGCATATTACCGGTAAACGCGATATGATTTTTGATGTTTCGCAAACGGCTTTAGATTTGAATTTTGATGGCCTAATGATAGAAACACATTTTGATCCTGACAATGCTTGGAGTGACGCTGCACAACAAGTAACTCCAGAAAAACTGGTTCAGATTATGAAAGATTTAAAAATTCGTAAAGAAACGGACGAAGAAGCGGAATACAATGCCAAGCTAAGTAACCTGAGGGCCCAGATTGATGTAATTGATAGTCAATTAATTGATACTTTGGGGAAGCGGATGAAAATTTCCGATGGTATTGGCGCGTTGAAAAAACAAAAAAATGTTGCGGTACTTCAATCAAACAGATGGAACCAAATATTGGGAGCTATGATTCTTGAAGGAGAGTCCAAAGGATTGAGTGAAGAATTTGTTTTGCGCATGTTCAAAGCGGTTCATCAAGAATCCATTAATCACCAAGAGAAGATTATCAACTCATAA
- a CDS encoding prephenate dehydrogenase — MKVVVIGIGLIGGSFAKDIKKLYSEASIWGMDKNDSHLDEAINLGIVDQKADNESLTNADIVIVSIPVDVLVQELPNILDKVGDETVVIDAGSTKRLICQAVANHPKRRNFLACHPIAGTEFSGPSAAINRLYEGKTNIICEVEETAFKLQEKALELFQKMGMRIRYMKPDAHDKHIAYVSHLSHISSFMLGKTVIEKEKNERDIFDMAGSGFESTVRLAKSSPDMWTPIFEQNRENVVETLQEYIQNLESFKKMIEANDFEGIYNEMNNTNKIKQILNGIPLTKN, encoded by the coding sequence ATGAAAGTAGTTGTCATTGGTATTGGGTTGATAGGAGGTTCCTTCGCAAAGGATATCAAGAAATTATATAGCGAGGCATCTATTTGGGGAATGGATAAAAATGATTCCCATCTGGATGAAGCCATAAACTTGGGCATTGTTGACCAAAAGGCGGACAATGAATCTTTGACCAATGCGGACATAGTGATCGTAAGTATTCCTGTTGATGTTTTAGTTCAAGAATTGCCCAATATTCTAGATAAAGTTGGAGATGAGACTGTGGTGATTGATGCGGGCTCTACAAAAAGACTCATTTGCCAAGCTGTTGCAAATCACCCAAAACGTAGAAACTTTTTGGCATGCCACCCAATAGCAGGAACGGAATTTTCAGGTCCTTCAGCAGCAATTAATAGATTGTATGAAGGAAAGACCAATATTATCTGCGAGGTAGAGGAAACTGCTTTTAAACTTCAAGAAAAGGCATTGGAATTATTTCAAAAAATGGGAATGCGAATCCGCTATATGAAACCGGATGCACATGATAAGCATATAGCATATGTATCCCATTTATCACATATCAGTTCATTTATGTTGGGAAAGACTGTAATTGAGAAAGAAAAAAATGAGCGTGATATTTTTGACATGGCGGGGAGTGGTTTTGAGAGTACCGTGCGGTTGGCAAAAAGCTCTCCTGATATGTGGACGCCCATTTTTGAGCAGAATAGAGAAAATGTAGTTGAAACATTACAAGAGTACATCCAAAATTTGGAGTCCTTCAAAAAAATGATAGAAGCGAATGATTTTGAAGGAATCTACAACGAAATGAATAATACCAATAAAATAAAACAAATATTAAACGGAATACCACTTACGAAAAATTAG